The genomic DNA CGCGAGCCGGCAAAAAACGGCCTGGTCCATCCTCAGCCCCGCAGACGACGCATACCTCCGCCCAAACACCACCCCTGCGGCATTCCTCACCGGCCAATACTGCGGGGTTTCGGGTCGGCGGCAATACAGGTCTGGAACGGTGCCGAGCTGGCGCGGGCCTTCGGCGTGGCTGCGACCACTGTTCGACGCTACCTGGATGCTCTGTGTGCCGGGCTGGTGCTCCGGCAGCTCCTGCCCTGGCATGAGAATCTCGGCAAACGCCAGATCAAGGCTCCCAAAATCTACGTGGCTGATCCGGGCCTGCTGCACACCCTGCTCAATCTGCCAGCCAGGCACGAGATCACTGGCCACCCCAAAGTGGGCGCTTCCTGGGAAGGCTTCGCCTTGGAGGAGGTTGTCACCCGTCTCGGCGCCCGGCCCGAAGAATGCTTCTTCTGGGGGAGTCACGGCGGGGCGGAGCTCGATCTTCTGGTCATCCGCGGCAGCGTACGGCTGGGCTTTGAATTCAAGTACACGGCTGAGCCCCGCACCACTCGCTCCATGCACACCGCCCTTGTGGACTTGGCGCTGGACCGCCTGGATGTCGTCCACGCTGGTCTTCATACCTTCCCCCTGACCGATCGGATACGCGCCATCTCCCTGCACCGGCTCCTGGTCGATCTGGCTCCCCTCTAGCCTGGGCGCAGCTTCGCCGGCCATGGCCCCTGCTTGAGCCTCCCGGTCCACCGCAACCGGAGCCGCCGCGATCTCCCCCTTGACCTGATCCCGCCCCCCTCGCTACCCTGGACGGCAGCATTCGTCCCGCCGCCAGGCTTGCCCCTTCGGGCTCATCTGGCGGCTCCTTCTGGCCCGCCCCCCTTGCGCGTTCCTGAGCGCCCGGGCAGGGCGGGCCATTCCCTTACGGAGCCTTCATCATGCTGGAAGCCCTGTTCTATCCTCAGGCCGTTGCCGTCATCGGCGCCTCCAAGACCCCGGGCAAGGTCGGCCACGAGATCCTGGCCAACCTGAAGAAAGGCGGCTTCGCCGGCGAGGTGGTGCCGGTCAATCCCAACGCAGACACGGTGCTGGATCTCCGCTGTTATGGCTCCCTGGCCCAATGGGGCGGCCGGGTGGATCTGGCCCTCATCGTCGTGCCCCAGGCCGGGGTGCTGGACGCGGCCGACGATGCCATCAGGGCCGGGGCCAAGGCCCTCATCGTCATCTCGGCCGGCTTCAAGGAGACCGGGCCGGAGGGCGCCCAGCTGGAGCGCCGGCTGGCGCAACGGGTGGCGGATGCCGGCGTCCGGCTCATGGGCCCCAACTGCCTGGGGCTCATCAATACCGACAACCGCATGAACGCCTCCTTTGCCGGCTCCATGCCGGAGCCGGGCGGCATCTCCGTCATCTCCCAGTCCGGGGCCCTGTGCACCGCCATCCTGGACCTGGCTGCCAGCCGGCACCTGGGGCTGGCCAAGCTGGCCTCCATCGGCAACAAGGCCAATCTCACCGAGGTGGATTTCCTGACCGCCCTGGCCCACGACCCCCAGACGAAGGTCATTGTCGGCTATCTCGAGGACATCTCCGACGGCGACGACTTCGTGAAGGCGGCGGAGGAGGCGGCGAATCTGAAGCCGGTGGTGCTCCTCAAAAGCGGCACCACCGCCGCCGGTCTCAAGGCCGCCAGCTCCCATACCGGGGTACTGGCCGGCTCCGAGACCGCCTATGGCGCCGCCTTCAAGCGGGCCGGCGTCATCCGGGCCGACACCTTCGAGGATCTGTTTGACTTTGCCACCGCGCTCTCCATGCAGCCCCTGCCCAAGGGCGACCGCACCCTCATCATCAC from Thermodesulfobacteriota bacterium includes the following:
- a CDS encoding DUF4143 domain-containing protein, which produces MAATTVRRYLDALCAGLVLRQLLPWHENLGKRQIKAPKIYVADPGLLHTLLNLPARHEITGHPKVGASWEGFALEEVVTRLGARPEECFFWGSHGGAELDLLVIRGSVRLGFEFKYTAEPRTTRSMHTALVDLALDRLDVVHAGLHTFPLTDRIRAISLHRLLVDLAPL